The genomic window tatATGtgtataattaatggccaatcaaggaccaagttatctcggacagagtccgagagagctgcttttgttatcattcttttcttttctattcttagcttagcaaGCTTGTaagaaaacctgtccttcttcttctttttagtatagtaataatgtaatatatatatatatatcataaaataataaatcaagccttctgatcatagagtcaacattctcgtttcttccctcatccaagaacccctgtgaacacagtcacacagAGGGACCTTGAGAGGCTTGAGTAGAGGGGCCATGggaacctcatgaagttcaacaaggccaaatgCAAGGTCCTGCATCCAGtgtgcatccagctctggggtcagcAGTACAAAAAAGACATGGACCTGTTAGAGTGGATTCAGATGAGGGCCACAGaaatgatcagagggctggaacacctctcctatgaagaaaaGCTGAGACAGTtaggttgtttatcctggagaaggctccagggagaccttattgcAACCTTTCAAGATATAAAGAGGGCTTATAAGAAAGAcagagttgttggggtttttttatgaaggcctgtagtgacaggaaaaggggaaacagTTTTGAGCTGAAAGAGGAtaggtttagattggacataatgaagatttttttttacaaggagGGTAACTCATTGTAACTGAGACAGGTTGCCTAGGGAAGTTGTAGATGCCCCATCACTGGAAGTGTTCATGGTcagattggatggggctttgaacaacctgatctagtgaaagatgtccctgcccatggcaggggggttggacttgatgagcTAATGTAAAATCTTAGAGATATCAATCTTACACTCATATAGTAAAAAATGATGTGTCTATCTTAGTTCTCTCTGTATCTTCCATTTGAGTAGATTCAGACAGCAGTAAGATATCTTACAAAGTATTCTTTTCCAGTCTGAACAAAAACAGTTCTCCCACTTTTTCATCCTGTAATATGTTCCAGCCTTCTGAACATCTGGGTGGCCCTCCACTGGATTTGCTCTGTTATGTCCATGTCTCATGTCCAGGGAGCCTAAAACTGAACACAGAACTCTGGATGTGGCTTTGCCCCAGTGCCAAATAGAGGGGAAAAATCACTTCCTGAGACCTGCAGGATGCATTCCTGCTACTGAAAATATCCAAGCAAAAGAGGATGAAAAATTTTCTGTCATCTTAATGACTTAAGTTTGGTCATGGGTCTCTAAAGCACTAGAGTTGGTGCAAGAAGGGAGGATGTTTGTGTCTCCTGGAGTCCTGGAATGCAACACTTCCTCTTATTGATGCAGTGGGTGTTAGTTTAGCTGAGTTAAACATGAAGTGGCTGCCTTGGTTTATTTCAGCCTCACAAGACCATCTCATTTAGGAGCATGTGTAATAAAATGGTATTCCTTTGAgtcttgtcttttttctttttgttttttttttggtgtcaATGTTTTATTGCATTCAGAGAATGTAGTGCAGCCTGGCTTGGTGTCTGTGTCATGCCAAGCCTGTGTCTCAAATTCAAAAATTCACATCTGCTACTTGGGTTCTGTTAAGCTGTATTCAAAGTGATCTTacaaacagcaaagaaaaatatgtcTTACCTGGCAGTGTTATAAGTCTTCCTTTGTATTGGGGTAATAATTAGTACATACTACCAGAAGTTAAAACTTGTGCTTGTAACGGACATGtacatattatttatttatttttctccttgtgGTTGTTATCAGTAATTAGTGAAATTAAATACTGGTAGCTGATAGTGATATCAGGTGCTCCAGATGCAAAGAACAGATGCATTGTGCTTTATTCCCCTAAGAAAAGCCTAGTTTCAAATGATTATATCATGAAAGTGAGATGGAAGGAAAATTTTCATGACTTATAATAATGACTTACAGCTTTAATGGGGATTGGATGGATAGGGAAAAAAGGTAATCTACTTCTGCCCTCCTTGTATCATACACAACAAAGTAGTACTCACAACTTTGTGTGGAATATAATATGTAGTAAATTGCTGGGCAATAGCTCATGATTAATGTTTATTTTGGGAAATGCTTAGCATGGACATAATTTGTCACAGTCTTGAACTCTGGAGGAAAGGAATCCAGGCTAGATTTAACTTTTTTATCATTAGAATTTCTCTTTTGAGCAGAGGTCAAACAGTGCACCAAAAAATCCGTTTTTGTGgtcaaatatttttcatataagGCAGCATTTAAAAAACCTTTCTGAACTGAATATTTTCTAAAAGTGTCTGAAATTATGCTATAAATATTTGTCttttctgcagcacagcttcccTCTGGAATATGCATTGAAGGTGCATAAAGCCACCAACTGAAGTCAGAATCAAAGGGGTTAATAACTATTTTGACtaacttgaaaataaaattttggagAATTCTTGCACAGGATACTGCCTATATGGTATTCTCCATAGGTTGACCCTTATCAGTTTAAAAAGCTTTAAACTTTGACACTTTTTTTACATAGTTCTTTAAATAATTCTTAATCTTCCTGTGGGTTTTGAGACATGGGGTGCTTGTAATGGATAGCCCATGAAGCTTTTCAAATCAATACAATTTGTTCATGAATTTAATTGATGAAAGTTTTTAGAAAGCAAAGAAATTGATATACTGGTATTCAGGACATAATTATGCTGTTGTGTGATATGAATTTAAGCAGATTTCACTGTAGAAACTTCTCTCTTTTCTGGCAGAGCTTTTATCTCAGTTATCAGGTGTGAGACGTTCTGCAGGGCAGCTCAATTCTTCTGGCCCTTCTGCTTCTCAGTTACAGCAGCTGCAGATGCAACTGCAGTTGGAAAGACAGCATGCACAAGCAGCAAGACAACAACTGGAAACTGCACGCAATGCCACTAGACGCACTAACACAAGCAGCATACCAACCACTCTTACACAATCTATAGCAGCAACCAATACATCTAACACAGAAAACAATCATCAGACTATACAGAATTCCCAGTTTCTTCTTATGAGGTAATTTGGTTTGTGGTTTTaacttttcttccatttctgttttccttgtcTTGTTGTGGACATAGAGTTCAGTGAAACTACTGCCAGATCACTAATGAAGTTTGTAGTTGAGATACTATGCTTTTGTTTGCATTTGTAACATCACCTTTTCAACCCTGCTGTTTGTTCCTAGGCAATGAATAAATATTACTTGTTTTTCAatttgaagagaaaaatatgGGATATTGCCTTGTTAACCTGTGTTTGTTTACTCTACTACTTCTGATAAGACAAGAGCCTTTATAATAATATGTTTCAAACTTTTATGCTGATAATGTGAGTGGAGAGAACTTTAAAGTTAGTTTTATTTAATAGGAAATGAATCTTTAATGAAGGCTAAAGGTTGAATAGAggtttatatataaaatattttggattaaaaaacaaagaagGATTGTGCTATTAATAACCAGCATGCATATCTGTTTCAGAAAGTATAGTTAGATCCTATAGTTCTATAGAACAGAATAGTTCACTTGGAAGAGACCTACAACCATCATCTAGTCCATTCTACTACAGAAGAGTTGCCCACTCTCATTCCAGCTCTTTTCGGAGGTTTAGAATATTGATTTTCTGGATTCAAGGGGGAGGATATTTTTAAGTTGCATGTTGAGAAAGAACAAAATCATTTAAACAGTTTCTGTGTCTAGAAACTGGGGTTGTGATAAGTTATTGCTGTCATGCTAATTTCTATCAAAACTTGTGATAATATCTCAATCCAAAGTTTTTTGAAAATCATAAGTTTAAGGAAAGTATCTGCAAATGTCAGTCACTGATCTTGTGAGCTAGGATAGAACTGAAGCAAGCAATTCTCTTGCTTCTATTAGGTGATGGTGCATGGACTGATAAGTTAAGGGAATGATGTACTGTGCTTTGGGAATCTCTGGGCATTATGTATGTAGTAATGTATTTTGTGTCATGCTTGCATTTAGAAGTTGTCCTGAGGACAAAATGAACACTTAAGAGATGACTTAATTTTAATGCCCCTTAAAACAAAATCCCTCTAAGGGGAAACAAACTTCagaaatagattttattttcccttcagcCTTAGAATCTACTTCTATGAAGGATTTTTTTGAAACATCTTGGAACAAGTTTGTTAAATGTTTGTATTCTTGCATCAGGAGTGCCATATAATGTCAGATCTGTACATGTCAAGAGAAGTGCAGCAGTACCCAGGTTGTTTCTCAAAGGAATGGCTTTCAGATGTTATTCAGCATGCATCAGTCCAACTGTTTAGGCAATTAGAGAAAGCCAATTTTGCTGATGATACTACTAAGCCTGTCTTATCTTTCTGTGTTGTTCTGCAGGTTAAATGATCCTAAGATGTCAGAAGCAGAGCGTCAATCAAAAGAAAGCGAACAGGCAGATCACAGCTTGTTTGTTCAAGAGCTTCTACTGTCCACTTTGATGCAGGAAGAAAGTTCCTCCTCAGATGAGGATGAACGGGGAGAGATTGCTGATTTTGGTGCTATGGGCTGTGTAGATATTATGCCTCTAGATGTTGCTTTAGAAAACCTAAATTTAAAAGAGAATAATAAAGGAAATGAGCCTCCTCTTTGATGGCATCCCACTTTGCAGAcaatgtcccctgtgctgtATTTGCCAATGAAAGTGGACAACAACTatcttgggtttgttttggtgaTTGTAATTTCAGGTCTGTCACTCTTGTTACATTGTGTACAttcaaaggaaaagagaaaagatatATACGATAATCATTTCCACTTAACCAATTTTTACTTTTAGCAGATAAATATAGGTTGcagtgcagagaaaaaaaagctctgTGTCCTGTAGCTTGACATGCAAAAAAGCTCTCCTAATACTCCACATTCaaactgaagaggaaaaaataaaaaaaaatctctaatgAAGCTGCTGTGTGTATTTATGAATATTAATGAATAAAACTTGCTTGGATGGTTTACCTTAACTACTGcatggtttttattttcagtgtgcGTGAGTTTTAGTGAccttgtaatttaaaaaaaccttaaGTACAAGGAGTAAAACTATAAAACACTGTAGTGgtttcccattcccagaacACCAAAGCTTACCCATTATTCAAAGGTAatgtgaccaaaaaaaaaaaaaattaagctcacTAGCAGTTTGCAGCCATGAAGTAGCCTTTGAGTAACACATGACCAATGACCTTTTTATGTGCTGTCCCTGCGTATTAATGAAAACTCTACAATGGGCTATATTTTTGCTTACATAGTGTGACATTTTGCTGTATTGTGACCACTGTGTTGCCCTGTTAGACATCATATCCAAGTGGAATTGAACTTTGTAGTCATCTGTAGGAGACAAAAAACAAGGGCCACTACTGGAATCTACTACAAAGGGTTTCTGTGTGCCCTAACACCAAAATTTGTTCAACTTTCTTTaagttttcctttttgtgttAAATATACTTTATTTAagtataaattatttatattttcactGGTGAGGAGTGTGTGTTAACCTGGATTATGTTGTTTTAGTTTTAAGACTTCATAGCTCTTATAATTTTGAGTTATGTATTTTCTTCATAGTTTACAGAGACTCCTTAGGAGAGAATGAGGATTTGACTTCCCAGATATCTCCATATGTTACAATTTGGATTCTTAATGTTAACTTGCTATCAACCTTGGTGAAAGAAACATGACACCTGGTCTGGATGAGATTTGGGTCTTGAATAGAAACATGATAGGTTGCAAACTAAGCATGGGATGTGCTCAGCAGTCTGGCCTTAGCACATA from Agelaius phoeniceus isolate bAgePho1 chromosome W, bAgePho1.hap1, whole genome shotgun sequence includes these protein-coding regions:
- the LOC129132412 gene encoding E3 ubiquitin-protein ligase KCMF1-like isoform X2 — translated: MQCILTRVDFDLYYGGEAFSVEQPQSFTCPYCGKMGYTETSLQEHVASEHAETSTEVICPICAALPGGDPNHVTDDFAAHLTLEHRAPRDLDESSGVRHVRRMFHPGRGLGGPRARRSNMHFTSSSSSGLSSSQSSYSPSNRETMDPIAELLSQLSGVRRSAGQLNSSGPSASQLQQLQMQLQLERQHAQAARQQLETARNATRRTNTSSIPTTLTQSIAATNTSNTENNHQTIQNSQFLLMRLNDPKMSEAERQSKESEQADHSLFVQELLLSTLMQEESSSSDEDERGEIADFGAMGCVDIMPLDVALENLNLKENNKGNEPPL